The proteins below come from a single Shinella zoogloeoides genomic window:
- a CDS encoding D-amino acid dehydrogenase has protein sequence MKVVVLGAGVVGTAAAWYLSKDGHDVTVLERHEDVARGTSQSNAGLVSPGDSTAWASPGALATFMKSLFRSDLGIKVRFSLDPQFLSWCLRFLMQCTQARANANTDVKLRLAFYARQCINALQEETGISYDDRRKGILYFYRSQQSMDAGAKHMRYIADRGLQIEVVDRERLVALEPGLAAVKHQLAGGVYSPMDQTGDSSLFTRSLAEQARTRHGVDFRFGTTVTGLDVEGGRVKAVLTDRGQVACDAVVLSLGPESSLLARKIGIDVPVYPVKGYTATLPIDADNGPTMGGVDEDRLIAYSRLGNRLRLASTAEFAGYDRSFKPSDFATMFKTAHDLFPGAIDETKAVLWSGLRPMMPGSVPVHGRARYENLFLDTGHGHVGWTMACGSGKLIADLVSGRKPEIDTAGLLYRN, from the coding sequence ATGAAAGTAGTCGTTCTGGGCGCCGGTGTCGTCGGCACGGCGGCGGCCTGGTATCTGTCGAAGGACGGCCATGACGTGACCGTGCTGGAGCGCCACGAGGACGTGGCGCGCGGCACCAGCCAGAGCAATGCCGGCCTCGTCTCGCCGGGCGATTCCACCGCCTGGGCTTCACCCGGCGCGCTCGCCACCTTCATGAAGTCGCTCTTCCGCTCAGACCTCGGCATCAAGGTGCGCTTTTCGCTCGATCCGCAATTCCTTTCCTGGTGCCTGCGCTTCCTCATGCAGTGCACGCAGGCCCGCGCCAACGCCAATACGGACGTCAAGCTGCGCCTCGCCTTCTATGCTCGCCAGTGCATCAACGCGCTGCAGGAGGAAACCGGCATTTCCTACGACGACCGGCGCAAGGGCATCCTCTATTTCTACCGTTCGCAGCAGAGCATGGATGCCGGCGCGAAACACATGCGCTACATCGCCGACCGGGGCCTTCAGATCGAAGTGGTCGATCGCGAACGGCTGGTAGCGCTGGAGCCGGGCCTTGCCGCGGTCAAGCACCAGCTTGCCGGCGGCGTCTATTCGCCGATGGACCAGACGGGGGACAGCTCGCTCTTCACCCGCAGCCTCGCCGAACAGGCCCGCACCCGCCACGGCGTCGATTTCCGCTTCGGCACAACCGTCACCGGTCTCGACGTAGAGGGCGGGCGGGTCAAGGCCGTGCTGACGGACAGGGGGCAGGTCGCCTGCGACGCCGTCGTGCTGTCGCTCGGGCCGGAGAGTTCCCTGCTCGCCCGCAAGATCGGCATCGACGTGCCGGTCTATCCCGTCAAGGGATACACTGCGACGCTTCCCATAGACGCGGACAATGGACCGACCATGGGCGGCGTCGACGAAGACCGGCTGATCGCCTATTCGCGCCTCGGCAACCGCCTGCGCCTTGCCTCGACGGCGGAGTTCGCGGGCTACGACCGTTCCTTCAAGCCGTCCGATTTCGCCACCATGTTCAAGACGGCGCACGATCTCTTCCCCGGCGCCATCGACGAGACCAAGGCCGTGCTCTGGTCGGGTCTGCGGCCGATGATGCCCGGATCGGTGCCGGTGCATGGGCGCGCGCGCTACGAAAACCTCTTCCTCGATACCGGCCACGGCCATGTTGGCTGGACGATGGCCTGTGGCTCGGGAAAGCTCATCGCCGACCTCGTCTCCGGCCGCAAGCCGGAGATCGATACCGCAGGCCTGCTCTACAGGAACTAA
- a CDS encoding 5-guanidino-2-oxopentanoate decarboxylase, giving the protein MADTRLTTGEYLVRLLESYGVELIFGIPGVHTVELYRGLPATKIRHVTPRHEQGAGFMADGYARVTGKPGVCFIVTGPGMTNIATAMGQAYADSVPMLVISAVNSRAELAMGQGRLHELPSQRNLVAGVAAFSHTLLDPAQLPEVMARAFTVFNSGRPRPVHIEIPLDVIVAEAEHLSADAWPLPGRAAADPSAIEKATSILKAAKRPMIVAGGGAADAAAEITAIAEKLDAPVFMTINGRGILKPGHALTMTGNLSMQPLLDELAASDAILAIGTEFGETEMYPEPKPLTFGGPLIRIDIDPAQIVTGLRCDVPIAADAKLAAASLDAALGETRKTGDGAARAKAVREKVAAGLWPACRTHGRLMEIVTRALPDATVAGDQTEPVYAVNQFYQAPQVRSFFNSSTGYGTLGYGLPAAFGAKLGAPDRPSVCLIGDGGLQFSVQELASAVEAGIATAVVIWNNTSYGEIKAFMAERDIPQIGVDIFTPDFVGLAKALGCEASRPASLAELEGELKASATRKVPTVIEIQAGSPLADALTA; this is encoded by the coding sequence ATGGCAGACACCCGTCTCACCACCGGCGAATACCTCGTCCGTCTCCTGGAATCCTACGGCGTCGAACTGATCTTCGGCATCCCGGGCGTCCACACGGTCGAACTCTATCGCGGCCTGCCGGCCACGAAGATCCGCCACGTCACGCCGCGCCACGAACAGGGCGCGGGCTTCATGGCCGACGGCTATGCGCGCGTGACGGGCAAGCCGGGTGTCTGCTTCATCGTCACCGGCCCGGGCATGACCAACATCGCCACCGCTATGGGCCAGGCCTATGCGGATTCGGTGCCGATGCTGGTCATCTCGGCGGTGAATTCGCGCGCAGAGCTCGCCATGGGGCAGGGGCGGCTGCATGAACTGCCCTCCCAGCGCAATCTCGTGGCCGGTGTTGCCGCCTTCAGCCACACGCTGCTCGATCCCGCTCAGCTTCCCGAGGTGATGGCGCGCGCCTTCACCGTGTTCAATTCCGGGCGCCCGCGCCCCGTCCATATCGAAATCCCGCTCGACGTGATCGTCGCCGAAGCGGAGCACCTCTCCGCGGACGCCTGGCCGCTGCCGGGCCGCGCCGCCGCAGATCCTTCGGCCATCGAGAAAGCAACATCGATCCTCAAGGCCGCCAAGCGTCCGATGATCGTCGCCGGTGGCGGTGCCGCCGATGCGGCGGCGGAAATCACGGCCATCGCCGAAAAGCTCGACGCCCCCGTCTTCATGACGATCAACGGCCGCGGCATCCTGAAACCCGGCCATGCGCTGACCATGACCGGCAATCTCAGCATGCAGCCGCTGCTCGACGAGCTTGCGGCAAGCGACGCGATCCTCGCCATCGGCACGGAGTTCGGCGAGACGGAGATGTATCCCGAGCCGAAGCCGCTGACCTTCGGCGGCCCGCTCATCCGCATCGACATCGACCCGGCGCAGATCGTCACCGGCCTTCGCTGCGACGTGCCGATCGCCGCCGACGCAAAACTCGCCGCCGCCAGCCTCGACGCCGCTCTTGGCGAAACCCGCAAGACAGGCGACGGAGCGGCGCGGGCGAAGGCAGTCCGTGAAAAGGTGGCCGCCGGCCTGTGGCCCGCCTGCCGCACCCATGGCAGGCTGATGGAGATCGTCACCCGCGCGCTGCCCGATGCGACGGTTGCCGGCGACCAGACCGAACCGGTCTACGCGGTCAATCAGTTCTACCAGGCGCCGCAGGTGCGTTCCTTCTTCAACTCCTCCACCGGCTACGGCACGCTCGGCTACGGCCTGCCGGCCGCCTTCGGCGCCAAGCTCGGCGCGCCGGACCGTCCCTCCGTCTGCCTCATCGGCGACGGCGGCCTGCAATTCTCCGTGCAGGAACTGGCGAGCGCCGTGGAAGCGGGCATCGCCACGGCCGTCGTCATCTGGAACAACACCAGCTACGGCGAGATCAAGGCCTTCATGGCCGAGCGCGACATCCCGCAGATCGGCGTCGATATCTTCACGCCCGATTTCGTCGGCCTCGCAAAGGCGCTCGGCTGCGAAGCCTCGCGCCCGGCCTCCCTTGCGGAACTCGAAGGCGAACTCAAGGCCTCCGCCACCCGCAAGGTGCCCACCGTGATCGAAATCCAGGCAGGCTCCCCGCTTGCCGATGCGCTGACGGCGTGA
- a CDS encoding aldehyde dehydrogenase family protein encodes MRHQLYIDGRWQDPVEPGRIPVFDPYRGTVYHEVSAGGPGDVAKAVAAAKAAFPGWRDAGGRERARYLGAIAQRLRDRAEELARLSSRNNGKPIAEARIDMADAAASFAYYAEQAVVLQERQDADVALPDNGFHARLRQEPAGVASLIVPWNFPLVTTSWRVAPALAAGCTVVLKPSEITPVVELELGAIADEIGLPPGVLNIVTGTGERVGAPMTTHPDVAKVSFTGSNAVGARVMAAGAPGVKSVSLELGGKSPIVVFANADFDEAVECVLGGIFFNAGQMCSATSRLLVEKPIAPKLIEAIIARSRALKPGDPLDEGTEIGPITMKAQHDKVLAYIERGKAEGLSLLAGGGKPAGLDGWFVEPTIFGDVPATSALWREEIFGPVLCIRTFETEEEAIALANDCDFGLVATVVSGDEEQANRVADAIEAGHIWINSPQAIFVETSWGGFKASGIGRELGPWGMSSYLEVKHVTSRLKR; translated from the coding sequence ATGCGGCACCAGCTCTACATTGACGGTCGCTGGCAGGACCCTGTAGAGCCCGGCCGCATCCCGGTCTTCGATCCCTATCGCGGCACTGTCTACCATGAGGTCTCGGCCGGCGGCCCGGGAGACGTCGCCAAGGCCGTGGCCGCCGCCAAGGCGGCCTTCCCGGGCTGGCGCGATGCGGGCGGGCGCGAGCGCGCCCGCTATCTGGGCGCGATCGCGCAAAGGCTGCGGGACCGCGCAGAAGAGCTGGCTCGCCTCTCCTCGCGCAACAACGGCAAGCCGATCGCCGAGGCGCGCATCGACATGGCCGATGCGGCCGCGTCCTTCGCCTACTATGCCGAACAGGCCGTCGTCCTTCAGGAGCGACAGGATGCCGATGTGGCGCTTCCCGATAATGGTTTTCACGCCCGGCTGCGCCAGGAACCCGCGGGCGTCGCGAGCCTTATCGTGCCCTGGAACTTCCCGCTGGTGACGACCTCGTGGAGAGTTGCCCCGGCCCTTGCCGCCGGCTGTACCGTCGTGCTGAAACCCTCCGAGATCACCCCCGTCGTGGAGCTGGAACTCGGCGCTATCGCCGACGAGATCGGCCTGCCGCCCGGCGTGCTCAACATCGTCACCGGCACCGGCGAGCGTGTCGGCGCGCCGATGACGACCCATCCGGACGTGGCCAAGGTTTCTTTCACCGGCTCGAACGCCGTCGGCGCGCGCGTCATGGCGGCGGGTGCGCCGGGCGTCAAATCGGTGAGCCTGGAACTCGGCGGCAAATCGCCCATCGTCGTCTTCGCAAATGCGGATTTTGACGAGGCCGTGGAATGCGTGCTCGGCGGCATCTTCTTCAACGCCGGCCAGATGTGTTCGGCCACTTCTCGCCTTCTGGTAGAAAAACCCATTGCGCCAAAACTGATCGAGGCCATAATCGCCAGAAGCCGAGCCTTGAAGCCCGGCGATCCCCTGGACGAGGGCACAGAGATCGGCCCGATCACCATGAAGGCGCAGCATGACAAGGTGCTCGCCTATATCGAACGCGGCAAGGCCGAGGGCCTGTCGCTGCTGGCCGGCGGCGGCAAGCCGGCCGGCCTCGACGGCTGGTTCGTCGAGCCGACGATTTTCGGCGACGTGCCGGCGACCAGCGCCCTCTGGCGCGAGGAGATTTTCGGTCCGGTCCTGTGCATCCGCACCTTCGAGACGGAGGAGGAGGCCATCGCGCTCGCCAACGACTGCGACTTCGGCCTCGTCGCCACGGTCGTCAGCGGCGACGAGGAACAGGCGAACCGCGTGGCGGATGCCATCGAGGCCGGCCATATCTGGATCAACAGCCCTCAGGCCATTTTCGTCGAGACGTCGTGGGGCGGCTTCAAGGCGAGCGGCATCGGCCGCGAGCTCGGGCCGTGGGGCATGTCGTCCTATCTGGAAGTCAAACACGTCACATCGCGCCTGAAACGCTGA
- a CDS encoding biotin carboxylase — protein sequence METIRNVADLRVVMHRNERPIYFISATNFNLIGIDEWVRNFKFVSYIDCFDGRHPNVFVPSEIPHAEFESIEDINNYLLQHKEVIDYITRRGGRAVATFLMFDETTEEICKELGIEVWFPKAKLRQRCDNKMETVRIGNKAGVPSVPNTLAPARTYEELLSSAKKAGIGADLVVQTAFGDSGHTTFFIASEEDYNRHAAEISAEDEVKIMKRIKCRGATMEACTTGSGTLVGPLLTEVVGQPALTPYKGGWCGNEIFPGAFSEKIRAKARDMAYRFGNQLREEGYRGYFDLDFLIDVEDNEVYLGELNPRICGASSMTNHAAFAYADAPLFLFHLMEFSGIDYKIDVEELNDRWARKEFIDSWSQVVIKSTEDLVDIVTHAPASGIYRMAPDGSVSYDRFDYHRQAIESDEEAFFLRITGPGDYRYEGADLGILITRGRVMDDEFELNERASNWIKGIKRLYASKPLTEIQRDDAPEAGSFKIL from the coding sequence ATGGAAACCATTCGCAACGTCGCCGACCTTCGCGTCGTCATGCATCGCAACGAGCGCCCGATCTATTTCATCTCCGCAACGAACTTCAACCTGATCGGCATCGACGAATGGGTGCGGAATTTCAAGTTCGTCAGCTATATCGACTGCTTCGACGGCCGCCACCCCAACGTCTTCGTCCCCTCCGAAATCCCCCATGCCGAATTCGAGAGCATCGAGGACATCAACAACTACCTGCTGCAGCACAAGGAAGTGATCGACTACATCACTAGGCGCGGCGGCCGGGCGGTCGCGACCTTCCTGATGTTCGACGAGACGACCGAGGAGATCTGCAAGGAACTCGGCATCGAGGTCTGGTTCCCCAAGGCGAAGCTGCGCCAGCGCTGCGACAACAAGATGGAAACCGTGCGCATCGGCAACAAGGCGGGCGTGCCCTCCGTGCCGAACACACTGGCGCCGGCCCGCACCTATGAGGAGCTGCTGTCCTCAGCCAAAAAAGCGGGCATCGGTGCGGACCTCGTGGTGCAGACCGCCTTCGGCGACAGCGGCCACACGACCTTCTTCATCGCCAGCGAGGAGGACTATAACCGTCACGCCGCGGAGATTTCCGCAGAAGACGAAGTGAAGATCATGAAGCGCATCAAGTGCCGCGGCGCGACGATGGAGGCCTGCACGACCGGGTCCGGCACGCTGGTCGGCCCGCTCCTGACGGAGGTCGTCGGCCAGCCCGCGCTGACGCCCTACAAGGGCGGCTGGTGCGGCAACGAAATCTTCCCCGGCGCCTTCTCCGAAAAGATCCGCGCCAAGGCGCGCGACATGGCATACCGCTTCGGCAACCAGTTGCGCGAGGAGGGATATCGCGGTTATTTCGACCTCGATTTCCTGATCGACGTCGAGGACAACGAGGTCTATCTCGGCGAACTCAACCCGCGCATCTGCGGCGCCAGCTCCATGACGAACCACGCCGCCTTCGCCTATGCCGATGCGCCGCTCTTCCTGTTCCACCTCATGGAATTTTCCGGCATCGACTACAAGATCGACGTGGAGGAGCTGAACGACCGCTGGGCGCGAAAAGAGTTCATCGATTCCTGGTCGCAGGTGGTCATCAAGTCGACGGAGGACCTCGTCGACATCGTCACCCATGCGCCCGCAAGCGGCATCTACCGCATGGCGCCCGATGGCAGCGTGTCCTACGATCGCTTCGACTATCACCGCCAGGCGATCGAGAGCGACGAGGAGGCCTTCTTCCTGCGCATCACCGGCCCGGGCGACTACCGCTACGAAGGAGCAGACCTCGGCATCCTGATCACGCGCGGGCGGGTGATGGACGACGAATTCGAGCTGAACGAGCGCGCCAGCAACTGGATCAAGGGCATCAAGCGCCTCTATGCCAGCAAGCCGCTGACGGAGATCCAGCGCGACGACGCGCCGGAAGCCGGCTCCTTCAAGATTCTGTAG
- a CDS encoding C45 family peptidase produces the protein MDLQFEAIDEDLPGPKWRRVFDRHWHAYSRWFVRDGVRSRPTYFMSLKALRTHMPELLPTYEAIVAAAGGGDLEARFLSMWCPPFYVGGCSQAILTGAEPALIRNYDYSPRLLEGTWLASRYNKRVVAVVDCLWGVLDGINEDGLAVSLSFGGRTAAGQGFGIPVVLRYVLEFASNTAEAVAMLQRIPVHMSYSIAIIDRDGSHATVYVNPDRPAEVVERRVSTNHQHGVEWARHAETTRSMEREASLEKTLAGTADTQAVLASFLRPPVYQTSYGRGYGTLYTAAYHPLDASVELVWPGSVWRQSCTAFEEEVRIIRFNDGDSGGFAPTFKQGAVSS, from the coding sequence ATGGACCTCCAGTTCGAAGCCATCGACGAAGACCTGCCCGGCCCGAAATGGCGCCGGGTGTTCGATCGTCATTGGCACGCCTATAGCCGCTGGTTCGTGCGTGACGGGGTCCGTTCGCGCCCCACCTATTTCATGAGCCTGAAGGCGCTGCGCACCCACATGCCGGAACTGCTGCCGACCTATGAGGCCATCGTCGCGGCGGCCGGCGGCGGGGACCTCGAGGCGCGGTTCCTCTCCATGTGGTGCCCCCCCTTCTATGTCGGCGGCTGCTCGCAGGCGATCCTGACGGGGGCGGAGCCGGCACTCATCCGCAACTACGACTATAGCCCCCGCCTTCTCGAAGGCACCTGGCTCGCCTCGCGCTACAACAAGCGGGTGGTGGCGGTGGTCGATTGCCTGTGGGGCGTGCTCGACGGCATCAACGAGGATGGGCTTGCCGTCTCGCTCTCCTTCGGCGGGCGTACGGCGGCAGGGCAGGGCTTCGGCATTCCCGTCGTGCTGCGCTACGTGCTGGAATTCGCGAGCAACACGGCCGAGGCCGTCGCAATGCTCCAGCGCATTCCCGTTCACATGTCCTATTCGATCGCCATCATCGACCGGGACGGCAGCCACGCGACGGTCTATGTCAACCCGGACCGCCCGGCCGAAGTGGTGGAGCGGCGCGTCAGCACCAACCACCAGCACGGCGTCGAATGGGCGCGCCATGCCGAGACCACCCGGTCGATGGAGCGCGAGGCGTCGCTGGAGAAAACGCTTGCCGGCACGGCCGATACGCAAGCCGTGCTTGCCAGCTTCCTGCGCCCGCCGGTCTACCAGACCTCGTACGGACGCGGCTACGGCACGCTCTACACCGCCGCCTACCACCCGCTCGACGCCTCGGTGGAACTGGTCTGGCCGGGATCGGTGTGGCGGCAATCCTGCACCGCCTTCGAGGAGGAGGTGCGCATCATCCGCTTCAACGATGGGGATTCCGGCGGCTTCGCGCCGACCTTCAAGCAGGGCGCGGTGAGCAGCTAG
- a CDS encoding alanine racemase, with amino-acid sequence MSDPQISIDLACIERNARAVVDLCRGAGITPFGVTKGTCGMPQVARAMLRGGVAGIAESRFENIRRLRDAGIDCPVMLLRSPPLTRVEELVRTVDISLQSELQLMREISRVAERLGRVHDVILMIDLGDLREGIWPSDLIPTVEAVMDLPGVRIAGVGTNLTCFGAIIPTQENLTQLVAHAYKVESITGRPLDWVSGGNSSSLPLLLAGGMPVGINNLRIGEAILQGGRDTFLTEPWEALDRDAFELTGELLEVKVKPSMPIGKSGLDAFGNAPVFLDEGDRLRGIANIGREDVIAEGLIPARPGVRVLGASSDHLVLDLTEADPPLQVGENVSFRMNYGALLTVMTSEYVEKVPMRDVQKAGARKTYEIETDAIGGALVVVQNIVERIEHLGFERDTDGDARRLSICARRRDILPFVEAAGRRHDALGLVWIDSDAAMMPDGDDDAPPPENAVLRRMLARLPPHIAPENIVLVGLRNAAPEEAATLKASRIRTFTMAEIDAVGLRQAMRDAIAIASAGTRGFHLCYSPTATDMSGWSGGIGGITVRETHSAMEMAALSGKLRSLSVSGIDAALPSPIGAECANFILSAFGKTIL; translated from the coding sequence ATGTCCGATCCGCAAATCTCGATCGATCTTGCCTGCATCGAACGCAATGCCCGCGCGGTCGTTGATCTCTGCCGCGGCGCGGGCATCACGCCGTTCGGCGTTACCAAGGGCACCTGCGGCATGCCGCAGGTCGCGCGCGCCATGCTGCGCGGCGGCGTGGCGGGCATCGCCGAATCCCGCTTCGAGAACATCCGCCGCCTGCGCGATGCCGGCATCGACTGCCCGGTCATGCTGCTCCGCTCGCCGCCGCTGACGCGGGTGGAGGAACTGGTGCGCACCGTCGATATCAGCCTGCAATCCGAGTTGCAGTTGATGCGCGAGATTTCCCGCGTCGCCGAACGGCTCGGCCGTGTGCACGACGTCATCCTGATGATCGACCTCGGGGACCTGCGCGAGGGAATCTGGCCGAGCGACCTCATCCCCACCGTCGAGGCGGTGATGGACCTGCCCGGCGTGCGCATAGCCGGCGTCGGCACCAACCTCACCTGCTTCGGCGCCATCATCCCGACGCAGGAGAACCTGACGCAGCTCGTCGCCCACGCCTACAAGGTGGAGAGCATCACCGGCCGCCCGCTCGATTGGGTCTCCGGCGGCAACTCCTCCTCGCTTCCCCTGCTTCTGGCCGGCGGAATGCCTGTCGGCATCAACAACCTGCGCATCGGCGAGGCGATCCTGCAGGGCGGGCGCGACACCTTCCTCACCGAGCCGTGGGAGGCGCTCGACCGCGATGCCTTCGAGCTCACCGGCGAACTGCTGGAAGTGAAGGTCAAGCCGTCGATGCCGATCGGCAAGTCCGGCCTCGACGCCTTCGGCAACGCGCCGGTCTTCCTCGACGAAGGAGACCGGCTGCGCGGCATCGCCAATATCGGCCGCGAGGACGTGATCGCCGAAGGGCTCATCCCGGCGCGCCCGGGCGTGCGTGTGCTCGGCGCATCCAGCGATCATCTCGTGCTCGATCTCACCGAGGCCGATCCGCCCTTGCAGGTGGGCGAGAATGTCAGCTTCCGAATGAACTACGGCGCGCTGCTGACGGTGATGACGTCTGAATATGTGGAGAAGGTTCCCATGCGGGATGTGCAGAAAGCGGGCGCGCGCAAGACCTATGAAATCGAGACGGACGCCATCGGCGGCGCGCTCGTGGTCGTGCAGAACATTGTCGAGCGCATCGAACATCTCGGTTTCGAGCGGGATACTGATGGCGATGCGCGAAGGCTTTCCATCTGCGCCCGCCGGCGCGATATCCTGCCCTTCGTCGAAGCGGCCGGCCGCCGGCACGATGCGCTCGGCCTGGTCTGGATCGATTCCGACGCCGCCATGATGCCGGATGGAGATGACGACGCGCCGCCACCGGAAAATGCCGTGCTGCGCCGCATGCTGGCCCGCCTGCCGCCGCATATCGCGCCTGAGAACATCGTGCTCGTCGGCCTGCGCAATGCAGCGCCCGAAGAGGCGGCGACGCTGAAAGCTTCGCGCATCCGCACCTTCACCATGGCGGAGATCGACGCCGTCGGCCTGCGCCAGGCGATGCGCGACGCAATCGCCATCGCCTCTGCCGGCACGCGCGGTTTTCACCTCTGCTATTCGCCGACTGCCACCGACATGTCCGGCTGGAGCGGCGGCATCGGCGGTATCACCGTGCGCGAGACCCATTCGGCGATGGAGATGGCGGCGCTCAGCGGCAAGTTGCGCTCGCTGAGCGTTTCAGGCATTGATGCCGCGCTGCCATCGCCGATCGGCGCGGAATGCGCCAACTTCATCCTGTCGGCTTTCGGCAAAACCATTCTTTGA